In Gopherus evgoodei ecotype Sinaloan lineage chromosome 21, rGopEvg1_v1.p, whole genome shotgun sequence, a single window of DNA contains:
- the LOC115637996 gene encoding olfactory receptor 11G2-like translates to MSSLELSKLKGPLIHLANDTIPMTKFILLGFASMDWESRTFLCALLSSAYTGTLAGNLCIVWTVLRDSRLQRLPMYILLGNFSWLEISYVTTTVPKLLSDLVSPGLPISFPACFMQFYFFLSMGATECLFLATMALDRYLAICHPLRYPVLMSSHSCWVLASSCWLIGFLWFIVPVTLISQLSFCGTNTLDHFVCDPAPLLAASCTPAPQAEHSCYALSSLIIFITILFILSSYGLVIRAVLRLPAGAGRHKAFSTCSSHLAVVGLFYGSGMVNYVNPAASGASGKVVTLFYTVGTPLLNPLIYSLRNKEMKQALKRTLLGEQ, encoded by the exons ATGTCATCCTTGGAGCTGTCCAAACTCAAG ggCCCCTTGATACATCTGGCCAATGACACCATCCCAATGACCAAGTTCATCCTGCTGGGTTTCGCCTCCATGGACTGGGAAAGCCGCACTTTCCTCTGTGCCCTTCTCTCCTCCGCCTACACTGGGACACTGGCAGGCAACCTGTGCATTGTGTGGACCGTGCTGCGGGACTCCCGCCTCCAACGCTTGCCCATGTACATCCTGCTGGGGAACTTCTCCTGGTTGGAGATCTCCTATGTCACAACCACAGTGCCAAAGTTGCTCTCTGACCTGGTGTCCCCCGGCCTCCCCATCTCCTTCCCTGCCTGCTTTATGCAGTTCTATTTCTTCTTGTCCATGGGGGCTACCGAGTGCCTCTTCCTCGCTACCATGGCCTTGGATAGGTACCTGGCCATCTGCCACCCCCTGCGCTACCCCGTCCTCATGTCCTCACACAGCTGTTGGGTGCTGGCCTCCTCCTGCTGGCTTATCGGCTTCCTGTGGTTCATAGTGCCTGTTACCCTCATCTCCCAACTCTCCTTCTGTGGCACTAACACCCTGGATCATTTTGTCTGTGACCCAGCCCCattgctggctgcttcctgcaccccagctccccaggctgaACATTCCTGCtatgccctgagctccctcataATCTTCATCACCATCCTCTTCATCCTGTCATCCTATGGGCTAGTCATCAGAGCTGTGCTGAGGctgccagctggggctgggcggcacaaggccttctccacctgctcctcacacCTGGCTGTTGTGGGCCTGTTCTATGGCTCTGGTATGGTCAACTATGTCAACCCAGCAGCCTCGGGGGCCAGTGGGAAGGTGGTGACTCTCTTCTACACAGTGGGGACCCCCCTGCTCAACCCactgatctacagcctgaggaacaaggagatgaaGCAGGCTCTGAAGAGGACCCTGCTGGGGGAGCAGTAG